The DNA region GAACCAGATGATAATGTGATTAACCTAATTTAAGTTAAAGCCTTTATACTTTAAGTAAATTTAtgtgaccttttttttttcacttttaatccaaattcaaacaaaaaagtCGTGTGTAACACCATCGTGGtcatatcatttttttaaaacagtAATGTGTTTCTCCAATATTGGTTACGAGTTACGACTTTTGTACTTGTAGACTGTAGTGAtgcttcccaattttttttattttttttttaactaatcaACATTATTTATATCCATGGCTTCTGATTTGAACTTCAAGTATTCAAAGGGTTGAGATGTCTCACCACTTGGAATTTCACACTTGGCACGGATATCTGTAAATAGATTCTCAATTTTGCAATACTAAACatattctagttttttttttttttttgggctccTTTCACCTGCAGATATTTTTCCTTGGAGCAAAGTTCATATTTGGGCGACTTATAATATCAGTACCACTGACTATATTCAATCCTCATAGTGGCCTCTGTATCAGTTTTTTGCATCTTTGTTAAAAGAAAGCTGATGGGTTATTTTTCAGATAACCTCGGTTTACCTATTATGGTTTTGGCAATTGCATTCCCTGCCATTTCAAGTATCTTGTTTATGTTTTCGTTTTGAGCGATGCCAATGGATTAAGAGTTCAACTTTTAGGAGCTTCTTTTGCCTACAAGTATATGACTTTGCAGTGAGGATTAGcaattttttcccctttcttaaaaaaatacaGGGAGTTTGAATTGGAGTTGATATGCAGTGAGGATCAGAAGTCAAAGAGTTTGTAATTTCAAATTGTTGTATTATTCCCTTTTCTGCTGAGGGTGTAATTCAAGGTGAACAACTTGATGCACTATCTCCCCTTAACCCTTTGAGCGAAATGCCGTTTAGTTTGCCTATGTCTGTTTGAACAGCCTTGCTGTGTATTAGGCTGGCTAAGAAATGTGTAAAAGCAACAGGTCTACTCAATCAAATCCAAAAACATTTATGGCTTGAAGTTCTAAAATAATGCACCTCCTTCCTCTTTCCACTTCTAGAGTATATATCATCATAGGACAAGCATTCTACTCATTGTAAAATGCATGTTGTCATGCAATGTTTGATCCTGTCAATTAATGCAATAAAAGATCATACGCCTTCGCCTCTCATGCACCCTGCAACGATATCTTAATAGAGACAATTGAAAAACTGTATTTTCCAAGATGTATTCATGTCTTAAAGTCCAGTCGTTGAAGAGGAAATAAACATAAGAGTATATTCTTATCATCTGCAGAAAGAATAAGAGACACCTGATAGTCCATAACTATTCAGAACGGGATTATTACATCTGAATCCATCAGGAGCATATCGTCCTTTCCAGCAATTCTTGCAATTCGCCGCTCTTGTAAGCCTCTGTAATAACAAAAAATGCATTAGGCGCCAATCAGTATAACTCAGAACTTGAAGCAAACCATGATGATGGCAGCAGCATTGAGTGCTCAAATTGTCTTCGGGATGAAGAGATGAACAATAAATTACGAAAACTGAGAATAAAATACCAAGCCGCTAGTTAGTTACAATAAGCTAGTGGTGTGAAATGTACAGCTTGTATAGCATCGTCTTGCAAGCATACATTCACGGTACTAAATGTGGGAGTTAGGATGTCGATTTAACTTGGGTATAATATCAGCAATTGtgagataaaaagaaaatattaaaacagTGTTTGAAGTTTTTTGTACAGAGGACATCACATCAAAGTTTAAGATTTGAATAGTTAAATGAATGGCTAGCCTAAATGAATTTAGTTACATAAAAGTTGTATAGTAATAATATTAGTGGAATAGTGTCAAACATTTTAGAATGTCCCCAAAATggaaagagtgtcatataaattgaaacggatggagTAGAATATAAAGTCTTGTTCGTGATACATATATTCTCCATTAACGTTTGCTAAGAGTAGATTAAACCCTGGTGAACTGATCATTTGATCTAGGGAGTAACAATCTACTATCTAGCAATAAGTGCCAAGCGAAGTCATTAACATTTTCAATGAGGATGGTTATAAAAGATAATTGGAAGGTATTAACCCAATCTAAGGTGCTATAGCTCATTGGCATTTTTCTTGTGACCTAAGAATTAATAGCCACCATAAAGCAGACATTCAACTCATGTGTAAATGCTTGCCAACCTTGCTGATGGACAGCAATATTGGGGTCAAGGTCACAACTATCCTAACTTCATGCACCAAACCTCCTACTAGACCAATCTGTGTGGCCAACTGGCCGTTGTAAAAAAGTAAAATTCTTGTATTTGACGTCCAAGCCCAGGCCTTAGACTAAGTAATGCTTACAGGATCACTATCCAGATGGTAAAATTGTCCCAATCAAGGAAATAGACCAATTGCACAATGGAATCTTTTCTAGTAGGAGTGTAGGGTCACTAGTATGGCCAACCTCTTTGCACTTGAGAATATGTGATTGCAATAGTCGAAGCATGATGCAGGTAACTAATTTTAGGGAGATAGTCAAAGCCTGATCAGATAACTATCTTGATAAGGCAGGTCGAATTATAAGATgcccaaaaatatttacattgAAGGGTAATTAAAAAGATGGAACAGAGAGGCCTTCAGTAGAATGGAGATCAACATGGCAACCTCGCGTTAGGAACTACTAGTTCTCGAAGGGAAAGAGATGGGAGGGATACTATTGGAGGAGGAGTTGCTCAAAGGAAGGAATTAAaggaaaagttgaaaaaatcaCTAGTAGTACAGAAGGTATGATGCAGGCTAAAAATACGAGGAGGTGATGAAAAAAGGAGATAGTAATACATGTTTTTCTAATAGAATGGTCAATACACATGCAAGAAACGATACaattgaaattatatatattgatggTCGAGAatagagaaagaaggagaactCCAGGAGTGATTAAATATGTAACTTCATAATGTTAGCAATTGTATACTGATAAAACTAACCATTACTAATACAACAATATTAACCAATCTTATTCACCAAAGGAAACAATTCCCTGATTTGTTCAGATTTGCCCAAATCCAAATTCTATGATTGCTCAAGCATCGCTATCATAAATCAGAACTGCTGTTGAGTGCTTGAGATTCCTCAGAGATTGCAGTGACTAGGGATCAAAATGGTCAAACAATTCATGTTCAGGTTGCAGGTTTTCTAATTAATAGTTTCGAACTTCCTACACTGATCTAAGTCATAAGCTTACTGATCTAAGTCATAAGCTTGGAACTAAACTCACTGATcttgacaacaacaacaacatacccagtgaatcccacaacgtgggtctggggagggtagagtgtacgcagaccttacccctaccttaggtagggaggctgtttctggaagaccctcggctcaagaaaaggcATATGAAAGGTCAGATACGGGcaaacaaatcaaagcaattatgaaaatgaaaacaatgaaagtaaataagCCATTATAAACCAACAGATACTCGCAGAAATCAAGAGACAAGAAACTATAGAGCAATATAACTACTCGTAAGAAAGGATATacgcgactacctactagccttctacctcACTGATCTTGACAGAAGGAAAAAATAGTCTTCCCAGTGAAATCCTTTTACATTTACTTGATGTAAATTATAGAGGCAGGATGGAAGATAATCAACATCCATGGAAGTTCATCTAGAAGACAAAATCTGCCATTAAAATAGCCCTCTTTGGGTGGACAATAGCATGGAAGTTGTAATAACTCAAGATTATCAAATGGAGAAGGGAGAATCTGTGGAGCAGCAGCTACTACATGTGCATGCCCTGAGTAAAATCAATCAACACCTTTTTCTACACTGTGAGGTAGCCAAAGATATCGAGAATATGTTTTCTTTAGATGTCTGCAATGAATTGGGTCATGTCTAGACAATTCTTGAACGCCCATCCATATGGAAAACCTTCCCAGTTGGAAAGACAGTCAACAAATTGGGAACTTTTGGGATACAATCTCTTTATTGTGTCCTCACTTAGAGTTAATTTAGACAGATTACTAGTTGGGAACTTACATTGAGGGACTTGACCATAAGAGAGCAATTCGATAAAAGTACGATAGGGTTAATAATCTAGATTCAAGACTCAAGAGGTAGCAAAGATATTCTTACCCCTATTAAACCACATTTTTAAAAGCATTGAAAAGAGAAACCAGTTTAAGGCGGGCCCATCATCCCCGAATTTCAATGGCTGCAGTGGTCCTAAGGGTTGGCTCCAGACAGATTTCTTGGTATTAAAAACCACCAGTTAAGGACTTCAAGGGATGTGAATGACTAGAAAAATGATCAGCTTAGCAATTGAGTGTTGGGGAAGAGAAGACAAGCTTAGCAATTGAGTGTTGGGGAAGAGAAGACATGATCAACAAGGTGAACTACTTGGTGGAGGAGGTTGAATTGAGAGCAGAGAGTTCTTACATTCTCTCCAAACTTTTTATGGTAGTTATGCCGGATCTTCTCAGCAACAAAGTGCTCAATCCCAAGTTTCAAGAGTTATGATAATTCACCAACAAAATTCCAACTTGACAGCAGTTCATCAAAAAAGTAAACAATCAGGAAAGTAAGAACTATTTACTACACCTACAAGTTTGTTAATATAACCTAAAACGAAACACAAAGATTCCTTCTTGGGGACCAGGGTTAGAATCCTGGCAAACacaaaaaacactaggtgatttcttcccatctgccTCAGCTTCATTGGACAAAGTTACCTGGAACCTATGTTGGCAGGAGGTAGCAAGGACACGTAGAATAATCGAGGTGAGTGCACGTAGAAACACAAAAGTATCAATTTGTATACCTACCTACAGTAATGTCACAGCCACCAAAGAACTCCCCATCAATGTAGAGTTGTGGAAACGTTGGCCAACAGGAATATTCCTTTAATCCTTGACGAAGTGCTTCATTTTCAAGGATATTTATTGTCTCGAAGGGTGCATTTAGGGATTTTAATATCGAAACCACTGTATTTGAGAATCCGCATTGTGGAAAATCCTTGGTTCCCTTCATGAACAGCACGATTTTTTGTGATGTGACAACCTTATCCAGCGTAGCCTTCAAGTTAGGATCCAGAGCTACATGAGGATGAAGGTGAATCAAACACATGTCAGCAATTCTTAATTCTTTGAAGCTAACAAATAGAAGAATATAGAGAATGAGTTGACACATTCCAAGCATAATAAAgagaaatatataaatatacaatgATAGATAAACGCAAAATGAGCAAAAGGACTCCCTTGTATATCAGAACTTCACAGGAACATAGATGCACACAACCTGGAGCGGCCAAAAAGGTTGGAAGGATAACAGATTTCTCTTTGACACCTATTTTCAGGCATAAATTGAAAGATTGTAAATTTATCTGTGCTAAGTATCCATTCCCCCGAAGCCAGATTGACAGGATGTTATTCACCAAAGTTCAGGATGTTATTCACCaaagttttctttttatagaaaTCCATCCTTGCCATGAAAGCTGTTCTAAACAAGTAAATAACTATGCCAACAGGGAGGAGTTACAAATATCCTCCAATGTGATCTTGTCTTCCTCTGAATCTTGCCTTACGAATTGCCTCTTCTAGCAACTAAAGGTCTTCCATAGTAAGTGAGCTTCTACCAACGAAGAGAATACTAacaaaacttttaatctttctCAGCTTGCAGGACTGGTAAGAATAATTTGCCAAGTATGTGTACTTGGGATCTCGGTCTATGACAATAGATGCTTATAAAAATGGGTGACTTATTTACTAAGCTATTTACTTTGTTTGCATTAAGGATAAGAATTAAGTACATCAATAACAGCTATTTGAATCTAAAGAATCGTTCtttagaaaaacaaaacaacccCAAATCATGGTTTAGATACGCCAATAAACTGATACTTGAACCTATATGCAAGTAATTCAAGTAACAAAAAGCAACTTGCCAGAAAGGGGCATAAAATCTAATACACACCAGCCATCCAACCAACACCCTTGTTAAGGCGCACTTTCACCAGATAATTCTCAATTATCTGCCATTACCATGTACTTCCAGCTTGTAGTTGTCCTTAATTTAACAATTCAATTAGAAGAAATAAACAGAGAAGGAAAGTCCTCCAAATTCAATAGTGAGAAATAAGTAGGACTACCCACAGATTTATA from Lycium ferocissimum isolate CSIRO_LF1 chromosome 2, AGI_CSIRO_Lferr_CH_V1, whole genome shotgun sequence includes:
- the LOC132038392 gene encoding monothiol glutaredoxin-S7, chloroplastic, yielding MFTLQSQLPSVYSTSPSTRAHSRTTDVSLSLPKPHFGRALRCSTIATGNRAGRLRSIRCQSALDPNLKATLDKVVTSQKIVLFMKGTKDFPQCGFSNTVVSILKSLNAPFETINILENEALRQGLKEYSCWPTFPQLYIDGEFFGGCDITVEAYKSGELQELLERTICS